A stretch of Desulfotalea psychrophila LSv54 DNA encodes these proteins:
- a CDS encoding phasin family protein, whose amino-acid sequence MIDWMKKGVFAGVGVASFTKEKIEEIAKEYIAKGKISEKEGEKLVGDMLASAEKSRQELKEQIEEGVNSLLAKMDLVRKEDMKALREEIASLRAELAGLKGDEEEPAGDKPAE is encoded by the coding sequence ATGATTGATTGGATGAAAAAGGGTGTTTTTGCCGGAGTTGGTGTGGCCTCTTTTACTAAAGAAAAGATTGAAGAGATTGCCAAAGAGTATATTGCTAAGGGGAAAATTAGCGAGAAAGAGGGTGAAAAGTTGGTGGGCGATATGCTTGCCTCGGCGGAAAAATCTCGTCAGGAGCTCAAAGAGCAGATAGAGGAAGGGGTGAACTCGCTCCTGGCTAAAATGGATCTTGTCCGGAAAGAGGATATGAAGGCACTTCGGGAGGAGATCGCCTCGCTTCGGGCTGAGCTTGCAGGTTTAAAAGGGGATGAGGAA